A stretch of the Pseudomonas helvetica genome encodes the following:
- the hutC gene encoding histidine utilization repressor: protein MITQQIDSGNWPPHYRVPSESELVSQLGFSRMTINRALREMTADGLLVRMQGVGTFVAEPKSQSALFEVHNIADEIASRGHRHTCKVITLEEEAAGSERALALDMREGQKVFHSLIVHFENDIPVQIEDRFVNALVAPEYLKQDFTLQTPYAYLNQVAPLTEGEHVVEAILAEPSECKLLQIEKGEPCLLIRRRTWSGRQPVTAARLIHPGSRHRLEGRFHK from the coding sequence ATGATCACCCAGCAAATCGACAGTGGAAACTGGCCGCCGCATTACCGCGTGCCGTCGGAAAGCGAGCTGGTCAGTCAGTTGGGTTTCAGCCGCATGACCATCAATCGCGCCCTGCGCGAGATGACGGCTGACGGCCTGTTGGTGCGCATGCAAGGCGTCGGGACCTTTGTCGCCGAACCCAAGAGCCAGTCCGCGTTGTTCGAAGTGCATAACATTGCCGACGAAATCGCCTCCCGTGGCCATCGCCACACGTGCAAGGTGATTACTCTGGAAGAAGAGGCCGCCGGTTCCGAGCGCGCCCTGGCACTGGACATGCGTGAAGGCCAAAAGGTCTTCCACTCGCTGATCGTGCATTTCGAGAACGATATTCCCGTGCAAATCGAGGACCGTTTCGTCAATGCCCTGGTCGCGCCGGAATACCTCAAGCAAGACTTCACCCTGCAAACGCCTTATGCCTATCTGAATCAGGTCGCGCCATTGACCGAAGGCGAGCACGTGGTCGAGGCGATTCTTGCCGAGCCTTCCGAATGCAAATTGCTGCAGATCGAAAAAGGCGAGCCATGCCTGCTGATCCGTCGTCGGACCTGGTCCGGACGTCAGCCAGTGACGGCCGCTCGTCTGATTCATCCCGGTTCCCGCCATCGTCTGGAAGGGCGGTTCCACAAATAA